Below is a genomic region from Rhododendron vialii isolate Sample 1 chromosome 5a, ASM3025357v1.
GAACTCTTACACTTCCTCCAGTATCGGTGCCTGTGACAAATGAAACCTTTTGGTCCAACTTATGaagcaaaaatagaaaaacaagcTTATAAAGGCATAACTCACCCAAGGAGAAATCTACAAGCATTCCACCAACTGCAACAGCTGATCCACTAGAAGATCCTCCAGGCACCCGATCCGGTGCAAAGGGATTTTTTGGAGTCCCATAATGCTTGTTTTCTCCATTTATGCTGCCCCAAAACATGTATTTCAGTTGAAGTTTTACAATCAGAAAAGAACTCTAAAGATCCTTCTGTCAAAAAAGTATTGAAGAAGATGCTGAAGACAAGATATCCTTAACCAACTTTGAAAATTGTGTTTCAATGCAGGATTACATGCAATGGATTACGTCACATGATTCGATAAAAGTTCTTCTTGATTATGACCAAGGTTTCCAATGCCTTGCGTAACTGGCATTGtgtatttattttctcttctgCCACTTATTGGAAGTGTTTGCAGAGACAATCCACCAAAAAACTATTGCATATGGAGTTGAAAACCATCAAGGAACTGTTCTACTTTCTTCGTCTCTTCATTTCTCAAGATATTAGCAAAAACAAAGCCCTGAACTCTTGGGAGGACCTTGCTTGTAAGAAGGGATACAGTGGATGCGGCATCAATTCAATAATCTGCCTTTTCAAGCAAAAGATACAATCCTAGCAACCAGCAGTGAGAAAGTAATTACAACAATATCGAGATACACATCAACATTGTTTCCCAGCTTGCATATACCATTTCTCAGTTAGTAATTGCATGTCCCGAAAAAccataaagagagagagagagagagagagagagagagagagagagaggttcacTGCAGATTCATTAGTGCTTTCCAATGTGAATAAGCTGGATATAATTTGTTGAACGTAAAAATTCAACTACTGCATGATATTTGTAGAGTTATCGCAAAATTTTCTGCAGCTGGGTACCTCAAGTCACCATTCACACATGAATTCATTGTCCCCAATTTCCAGGAAATATATTACTACTCATTTACATATGAAAACATAAGTCAAGATACACCATTTTGTCCTCCTAAAACCCCTTCCAACAAGAACAAACAGCTTCAGTATAAGAACAGTGTGTTTAAACCCAACCTGTATGCCATTTCATCCATGACAGTTTTACCCACACATGTAGCACCTCCACTTAACACAGCCAAAACGGCGGGAGCTGTTGTCGTAGCAGCCGAATGAGTCCGTGCCCAATCAGGATTTCCAAACCCAGTAACATATCCCACCATGTCAAATCTGCATAGATATTTTACTCtgattaaaatgaaatttaaaaaaaaaacccccacaaacATGCTAAAATATAAAGAATATAGGAGCCCAATGACCAACATTGACCCATCTACCTATCTTTCTTTGTATCTACCTACTTGCCCAAAAAATGAATGGCCTATCTGTTTGAGAAGATATAAAACCAGGTATGGAACCAGTCATCAGATAAGCTTACAGATGTAACTTTACAGTAAGCTGTATGCAAATAAAGCAAAGAGGTTCATATACATAATACACAAGGTTCTGTTTGATTAACCGTATTGGACTTGAAATTGGATTACAAATCTCATGAGACAGCATTTCTGGAGTTGAGTGCAACAAGTGGAGCAGGGATGATACATTTCACAAGGATGAGATACGATATTGCACTAATAATTCCCTTATTATTAATCTTATGCGATTACTTATACTCATCCTTTTATATATCCTGATTCATAGTCTGGCCAATAAAAATGCCCAAAAGGGGGATCCAGTGGCTGTCATTGTTTTACTATGAGTTTGGGATCACTCATAAAAAGGAAATTGATCATCTCCGGTCCCTTTGAGGACTAGACGGTCCTGTCCGGCCCAATTCAATGATGGGGAGAGGGGACCATTCATTTCTTAGACCTCGTTGAGAACATTAGGAATGcccaaaaaattatattgaCCGGAAATCTTTTGATATGCTTTTGAAAAAAGTTATGTTGATAAAAAtgagatttgatccagtgttgcaatgttatttttcttaagaaaaATTTGTTCTGAAAACATATCAAGAAAAATCCAACCGATATGATTTTTGGCGTGTCTAATGTTCCCGAAGAGgtctaaaaagtgaacggttcTGATAATCGAAGTGGGCGAGAAGGGCCCGAGAATGGGCTGGATAGGACTGTCCAGTCCCTCAAAAGAACTAGGGAGGTTCCAATTCATATAGACTTTATTTCTGTTGACTTTGACCCACCAAAAATTAGAGATGAGATGCTCTTTTGTGATTCCTCAGGTGATCCATTCTATTTAACATATggaccattcattttgtagaccTCAATTTGCCTACCGttcatgtaaaaaaatcaaGACAGTCCGATATAGATGAAGGCTTTGCCAAAACATAGTAGCCTGAATAGAGATGAACAGTGACCCATGTTCATATAAATGTCGACGTTCAATTAACGTGACTTTAATGAACAGCGAATAAGTACATCAagactaacaaaataaatagatGGCATAGTCTTATGGGACCTTGGTAGatgagaaattattcaatgtccaGGAGCAAGGTTGATTACGAATTTAGACCACACACCAGTGTGGGGTCTACAAAAGAGGACATTGAATATCTTCTCGTGGTAGACCCAGTCCGCGTCACATGATAAGCACTTCCGGTCATCACAGCTCGTTTCCAAAAATTCAGGACTCGTTATGAGAAGAGGCACTGACTGGAGTATCGGAATGGAGTGTAATAAGAGCTGAGGGTGAAGAAGGGGGCTTACATGTCTTTTACAGCAAAGGTGAGGCCCTTTAAGGGGAGTTCTTGATCAGTTGAAGAGCTTGGCTGTAGAATGAATTTATCCATGAAAGCTCCATAATCGGACTCGCccgccattctctctctctctctctctctctctctctctctcagcacaTCCTCGATTTCTAGCGGGCGGAAGATGATTGGATAAAATACTGTAGAATAGAGTAACTGTCCAAAAGGAAAGGACAAAGCCGAACGATCCATGAGACTGGCCCCACACCCAGGATTAGGATCCTCCCTATGTCCTGTGGTTGAAAAGAAAATCGTAAATGCTGTGGACACGCTTGTCAGAGGAAATGATAGaaaaaaattccatattttGTAGTGGGAAAATTACTCAGCACCCCGGACCACCATCACAGGAGTTTCAAACTCATATATTGATACGCTACACGTTGATATGCATACCCTGTGATGTTTCAAACTCATTTATCGCTACACTACATACATTGATGTGCACACCTAGATTAAGCGTGTGACTCTCCTTCAAAATGCCATGTGAGAGAATTTGGGACACTATATGATGGTTAGGAGTGGATAGTCTCTCTATCTTGTCGACTCGTCCAGCTTTGTCACAGGACGGGACCAAAATACACGGTATATATCGACTCGTCTTTGTCACAGGACGGGACCAAAATACACGGTATATACAAAAAAAGGTTTGTATTGGGTGCTCTCGATTGTAAATTCCGATTCGTCAACAGGTGATTATTGATTAATATCAAAATGGTAAATTTATTAGTCGTCATGAATCGAAGCGGACTACGAggacaagtgagagagagaaaagaaaggagtagaagagagagaacctgAACTAATGTACCACTGAATTTATATGTACTGTAGTCCACAACTTAAGGAGTACTTGAAATATTTATCACCCACTAATACCTGATATATTCTGCTATTGTCTTCATAAATATCACATGTATTCTATCTAAAATCAGGTACAGTATGAATTATTTAGCATTTGCATCTGATTTAGAATATTGTTGTTTCTGTATTTCATTGTTTGACGGCTGACGGACACAAGAAATTGTTTCAGTAAATTTatcagagagagaaaaattcaTAGGTAAAACAACTTGTTCAGATTCTTTCGTGATTTCGCTACAAGGACCACAAGGCTCAAAGACTGTCACAAGGAAGATAATGTAACAAATGGTTATGGAACAAATCAATAACTGTACTGTACAGTACGTTGTACGTTGCTGAGGCAATGTTCAGTCATTTCCATCAGAGTCATCATCAAAGATATAAAAGAATGGAACTAAGGGTGCATTTCCAGAAGATTCGCCATCAACTTCCTCGGTGGTACTCCCGGGATGTTTCCAACCCAAATGCTGCATGTATAGTTTATCGTAGGCATCAATACTAAATCCTGAAGCTAGAAACAGTTCTACCTCATCTACAAACCGATCGGTTCTTCCAGTTAAGAAAGGTCTTGCCGCTTGACATACCAAGGCCTTGAAAGTTTCTTCTCGTGTTTCCAGTGTACTTGGAGAGTTTTGGTGTTCAGATCTGAAACGTAGAAGTGTTGGGTGTAAATTCATGTAATACAAGAGAACGTAGTGCACAAATTGAAAGTTTAAACAGAAAATAGCTATCGGATACTTTACAACTTTGAACAAAACCGAGTTCAAACTAAATTTCAGAAAGTCAAAAACGTAATGGGGTCGAAACAGTGATTTGGTTTGAGTTCCATGTTTAATTCATTTTTCAACCAATTTCTGCGCGCACAGAAGGCAAACCTTCTACTTTACCTCAATGAGTCAATTACACCAAGTATGTGGTGGACGATAATTTCAACGTCTCCCTCCTACACAGAAAATAAGGGGGCAATTCGCAATCAGAAACCAAGGTAGTTCCACTTATATAAAGGACGATCTAAAGCAACAATTTTCTGAAGCATTGTGGGGCAAaccaaaaaaacggtgcaacattGTACTCATAACAATGCTATAAGTTGCACTGTTCTTTGAAGAAAGATGGAGATGTACAATAGCTAATTGCAAGCACTAATTggaaaatctaacaaaaatacTGAAGACTTCAAAACAGAATATATCAGGACAAAAGCTTGAAATccaggggaaaaaaatacttcaGAAGCATCTAGTATCCTGTCCAATGGAGAATAAATCATCGAAAAGGGAAATTTACGTGGATAGGCATGTGTGTATGAAAGGCATTGCCATAATGTGAATAAATACTTGGAACTTAATGTTGTCAGATAACTTGATATACAGTGTCGGGTCCATTTCCTaacagtttaagcttttgggactacttgttgctttacatggtatcaaagctcagGCTGTGAAAGGTCTTGAGTTCAAGTCTCCCTGTTTGCATTTGTTCCCCATTTGCATTTTACTTCTCCCCTTTGCATTTTGTTTCTCTCTAAGACTATCtgaaaatttgcatctccacgtgcaagGCAGGGTTGCACGTGAGAGAGGGTGCCAGATAGCTTGTTGTTGGATCCATTTCCTACCAGCTTAAGTTTTTGGGACAACTGGTAGCTTAATAAATGCCAACTGCAAATATTTTTCCCACATGTGAACAAAAAGCTCTACAACCAgtatgagaaaaaaattcaacaatatTGGCCACAAGGCCCACAACATACTTTTCCTGCTATGTAGCCTTTTTTAATTGCTTTAGAATCCATATGTTAAGAGGTTTCATCACCACTGAGGGCAAGGTTCTCACTTGATTCTTTCAGGTGGAGGGGAGCACCTGACTTTCATATACAGAGAGGGAAGGTCAACCAACAAAGAACTGGCAACATTTAGCCAAAAGCCACAAATAGCAGATGTGACCATTGCCTATCTGAGGCTTTGATTTCTTcttataaccaaaaaaaagaccATTACTTTATTCTCCTTGTTATTTTTCTACCGGTCCAAGTCATATGATGCACTGCCCTTGCTAACAGGGCTTCTTCCAAAAATACGCCCGGGGATAACATGGCTTCAATGCCTCTTAACCAAATTTAAAAGCTTAGCCAATCCCATAGAAGTAGGCAGATAATACAAAGTGAGGTCCAAACCACCACAGATCTGATAATAGAAACAAGACATAAAGAACTTCTATGTTTTTCCAGCTAGTAGGGGTTCTTGGTTTACATTCCTCATGAAGATTACGCTAGAAGATTGGGCACGAGAAAAATATGTTCCATGTACTATAATTGCAAAGTTACTTAAAAAAACGAAAGGCAACAGCCCAAAACCAAAAAGTAGAATAAATAGATGTAGAAAGCGGAAaacaaatacacaaattaaCCTGAAGTAAAGCTTGAATTTCCCTTCTCAACCATCCTTCGAGCCACTGATTCGGCTGAAAATACTTCCGAGACTTCCTATACTGTGGTACCTTGAATGTATTGATTAAGCTATCTGTGTAACGTAccatcaacaaaagaaaattcgtGAAATTAAAAAGGTGGATTTATCAGCGAACAATGCCTATTGGCACATAAATTTCATCTAAAATTTGACGCATAACGTCAAATTAATAATGTTGGGCTTGAAGACTAAAAGGCATATAAAGAGCCTAAATGCATGTTGACCCAGCAAGCCCACGAATCAACGAACACATGTTGGCCCGACAAGTCTAACGAGTATATGAGCTTGCGGAAGAAGGAGCGGGACTACAAATCAGTTGAACCACGTAAGCCCATATCTCGTACGGCCTACAAATCAAATATTCGGTTGAACCATATAGGTCCGCATTTCACAGGCCTACAAACCAAATATAGGCTCACGTAGTCTCAAATCAGGTAGTACGTAGAGCCCAAGAAACACTTCTGTGGAAGCAGAAGAATATTCC
It encodes:
- the LOC131327329 gene encoding uncharacterized protein LOC131327329 isoform X3; the protein is MRWAKVVASKHSRQPSSVKCPLCKTENFSIIHGYDGNSFQQHYINQDFVMLSFQKLTNIGYNATIPNQVYWCYHFVPVDSLINTFKVPQYRKSRKYFQPNQWLEGWLRREIQALLQEGDVEIIVHHILGVIDSLRRSEHQNSPSTLETREETFKALVCQAARPFLTGRTDRFVDEVELFLASGFSIDAYDKLYMQHLGWKHPGSTTEEVDGESSGNAPLVPFFYIFDDDSDGND
- the LOC131327329 gene encoding uncharacterized protein LOC131327329 isoform X1; translated protein: MEYSSALSSSNSSLGDRKGENMAEDKGSCSTSGPCPICLGPFLQESYLDHCFHKFCYNCIMRWAKVVASKHSRQPSSVKCPLCKTENFSIIHGYDGNSFQQHYINQDFVMLSFQKLTNIGYNATIPNQVYWCYHFVPVDSLINTFKVPQYRKSRKYFQPNQWLEGWLRREIQALLQEGDVEIIVHHILGVIDSLRRSEHQNSPSTLETREETFKALVCQAARPFLTGRTDRFVDEVELFLASGFSIDAYDKLYMQHLGWKHPGSTTEEVDGESSGNAPLVPFFYIFDDDSDGND
- the LOC131327329 gene encoding uncharacterized protein LOC131327329 isoform X2, with the translated sequence MEYSSALSSSNSSLGDRKGENMAEDKGSCSTSGPCPICLGPFLQESYLDHCFHKFCYNCIMRWAKVVASKHSRQPSSVKCPLCKTENFSIIHGYDGNSFQQHYINQDFVSSAFFSEAHKYRLQCYHTEPDSLINTFKVPQYRKSRKYFQPNQWLEGWLRREIQALLQEGDVEIIVHHILGVIDSLRRSEHQNSPSTLETREETFKALVCQAARPFLTGRTDRFVDEVELFLASGFSIDAYDKLYMQHLGWKHPGSTTEEVDGESSGNAPLVPFFYIFDDDSDGND